The sequence ATGTTAAGATTGGATAAAGGAGAAGAAAGAAATGTAGAACTAATTACATATTAAATGACAAATAAACAAGGGGTGAATGAGTAGATGTTAATAAACAAATCTCCATCTAAATTTAAACGATCAGTTGAGACCATATGCATGGCAGACAAAACAAACCTAAAAATCAGTAGAACGGGGATTTCCATTTATTGCTGCTGTTGCCTTGTCGTCTTTCTGGTTAAGCATGGTGAAATTTTCTTTATACGAGCATAAGATCCACGTTAACACCTCTGTATAACCAACCATTGCAATCTAAAAGGGAATATCGCCAGCTTGGGTCAAAGCAAGTAACTCCAAATGAAAAACAACAAGATCATGCAATGCAGCAGCCTACCTCTCTTCGAATAAGATCACTGAACTGATTCAATGACCGTGGCTTCAAAGATGGCAGCttcatatttgaaatttcattgTAACCACAAGCAATTGAAACTTCCTTAAAGAGGGAAGAGGGCAACATCGCACAGAATTAAAAACATATGCAAGGAAAACAAACTTCTGTACAAGACAATAAAATCTGAGCCAATATCTCGGTGGCCACATCACAAGGATGAAGAATATCACTTCTTGTCGGAGGTACAGATATAGTTAAGATGGTTTTCTTCTCTTTCGATACAGAGTGCTCAGCATGTAATTGCATTTTATCCAACAAACCTGCCACAGTGCCACCTGAAGTTCAATTCGTGAATAGTAGTAGGcaatattttaacattcatcATGTTTAGTGAATCAACCATAGAGAGTGCACTAAGCCCACAAAGTCTACTGTTATTTTGCTACCTAATGTATTTTCAAGTTATGCAGTGAATGCTCACTTGACCAAAGgtcacaaaaattaattttaaagacaAATGAATAGAAAaaaatcaacaagaaaaagcTGGATGTCTGCCAATAAGAAAACGGAAAGTATAGAGTGTTGATGGTCAGCGTGAAGCAAAACCTTATGGGCTGGCCATCAAACTCCAACTGCTCCAGTGATGTATGATAAAGGCACAACCATCTGGTACAGTGACATATCTGGGCATATGTATGATTTCCCATCAGGCTAAATTACTTCAACTGGCTCAACCTCATACTGCCTTTCACAATAGACCGAAAACATGGTAACCTGGACAACAAATAGTTAACAGCAAAATCATTGAAGAAAAGGATACAAAAACCTAGTGCACTGGATACATTGAGATGAATACCATTGTGTtcaaaacaatatttgcttTAGTCAGATCTGTAGCTGTACATTCAATAAATACATTCTGTCTCCAAACTGATGGCAGAGTGCGCACCATTGATAATTGGAGGCAAAGACAAAATAGTTCTGCAGAAAAGTAATAGAGGTCTCATTACAacataaaacaataataattattagGTAACTCAATTTGCAAACAAGATCACAATGTAATTGCGCAGTAAAGTATCTTCTGAAGAGGAGGTAAAGTTCAAATTATAAAGGTGACTCCAGATTTTATTGCTTGAACACAATGATTTAGGTCATCCGAGCATCAAATTACCTGCTATGATCATATATAACTGGGAATGCAGGCGAATTCTCAATTATATGCAAGAATTTCTTCAGTTTCATATCTGACTGCCGAAAGATGAGGCAAACAATCAGTTACAACCCCTTTGGCGAAGtaaaatatcaaattcatcCAATTGACATTACGCTGACAAGCAATGAGCACCAGAGACTCCTGACAGGAACTAGGCGAAAACGAAAACAAAAAGACTGTGGAAAAAGCAATCAAGAGAGTTACGTTGTAAAATTCCATTAGCTCATCAGCTCTGAAGTTCTTCGTCTGAGCCATTGCACATTACAAAAAGAAAAAGTTAGTATCACATGGTCATGGTGCAAAATAAGAAATTGTTACTGAAGTgaacttttaaataaattcacGGCCTATGAAACATTTGACGCATTGGCATAGATGCAACCTTTATGGGATTTTTATAAGTTAGTTCTAACTACATAGTGTATTTGAAATGTTACGGGTTTGGGTCACGCGCGAAAAACCTGAAACGGGGACGGTGATTCCTGATTTTTTCGTATTTGGGTTcggtaatttttttaacatccGCGAAGTAGTTATAGTTCGGGCGAGTATGAGATTACTATCCTCATCCTCAAACCCGTCTCGAAAGTAATATCAATAATGTGATCAAATAAGTCGACAGGAGAAGTTGTTAAACCATACCACATAGTTCCGACGATTCATTATGTGAAAATTTGTAAGCTTACTCACAAACACCTTAATAACACTTTTGTGAACAAGTTTGCTACTGAGTTATCCTAGTGATCATACAACATAACACATGAGACAACATAATCAAAGCGACAAGTTAAAAATGGAAATATCATACAAAACGTAGTCAGAAATGTATTCATGTCCGAAAAACAGCAGACTCCACATCTTCACCATTCGTATCCTCCCTAACAGAGTGTGTATACAGATTCCTTGTAAATTTTGTGGTAGTGTCCAGAAAATAGAGAAGAAGAGACATCACGCAGCAGCAAACGAACATAGGTATAGGCCCGAAAACCCAGAGAAAGAGAGGGAACGACAAGTAAAATGCTCGGAGTCCAAGTGACCAAAAGAAAGAACCTTTGTTCAAGTTCATTTCGACATATTCGATAGAATCTTTACTGTCTGTAGACGCCGGGGGCACGGATACCAGAAAGCTAACATGGGCATAGTACCTTATAGACTGCACGTTGCAAAAAAATGCAAAAAGAAAGCACACTAATATAGCGGAGAACTTGACAGAAGACATTATGGAAGAGCTATTTCCATGTATCGACTTTAGAGAAGAGGTTGATTTGTTGCTGACATACACACTGATCAATGAGCTGAGAGTGATGGCCGTCGTCGCCAAAAGGGTGGACGCCATTATATTGTTGCGCAGTGTTTGAACTGCCAAAACGCCATTTTTGAGTGGATCCTGAAAATTTAGTACACAAGTTAACTCTGGTTTGATATCAGCACACCTTTACATCTCAAGCACAAAAAATAATCGACTTAAGTAGCTAGATAAagtgaagaaaaagaaaactttATGTTGGAATAAAAAAATGCACCAAAAGTTGGGTGAAAGAGTATTACTCAAAAAAATGATACTTCCACTTTTATATTTCAAAACCAGGCTAGCACTCATTTTAAAAGAAGATAGCAGCAACCCATGGAAGTAACACAACTTCTTGCTTGTGCGACAAAACTATTTTTTGGAGTTAATTTTATAGAATCATGCGTAACATTTCAATAGAGCTCATACAACCATTTGAAGCACTTCTTATGATTCACTCCAGCTTTCTTTCCCTTCTATTATAAGGTTTGATATGATAAGTTTTCGATATGAATTGAAGGTAACAGATGATTTGCAGAAGTTATTTCTTGATAATTCTATATATAAGGATTAAATTGATACACATATTTGCTGAGGTCACATAAATATGCAAAGAGCAATCTAGTGCGAAATCACATTTTCGCCGCTTGAATAAGCACTCTATAAATATTATAGCATTTTACTCATAAAAATAACAACTCTTTCAACCATTTTTTTAATGTAGGAACTGAGATTCTTATAAGAGTTTAACAGCACACTAAAATTATCCACTATTTCACTTTAAACAAGAAACTTTGTACAACTCACTAACGGTCAGTAGGCGAAGCCCATGGGAATGAATCTAGatacaatattttcaaatttcttaaacATCCTCAAACATTCAACTTTTAGAATGAGCTTCTCAGCATCTAGCACCTGAACTGTTTGAAAACACCAACTGATTGATACATCTGAGAGGAGCATTAAGGACTAACTAGTCTAGAAAGCAATTCTAATATCTTCAGAAGACAAAAACAGGGCCATATGAAAAGGAAAAACTTGATTGATAA comes from Primulina huaijiensis isolate GDHJ02 chromosome 5, ASM1229523v2, whole genome shotgun sequence and encodes:
- the LOC140976472 gene encoding uncharacterized protein isoform X1 is translated as MSGWTSKMIGEEQVKNLLYSIVKWEIIGAGKLGELAMDENIMEFVLVPLGMGVLLTYHFWLLYNIIRNPRRTVIGLNAESRHKWVFCLMADPLKNGVLAVQTLRNNIMASTLLATTAITLSSLISVYVSNKSTSSLKSIHGNSSSIMSSVKFSAILVCFLFAFFCNVQSIRYYAHVSFLVSVPPASTDSKDSIEYVEMNLNKGSFFWSLGLRAFYLSFPLFLWVFGPIPMFVCCCVMSLLLYFLDTTTKFTRNLYTHSVREDTNGEDVESAVFRT
- the LOC140976472 gene encoding uncharacterized protein isoform X2; its protein translation is MASTLLATTAITLSSLISVYVSNKSTSSLKSIHGNSSSIMSSVKFSAILVCFLFAFFCNVQSIRYYAHVSFLVSVPPASTDSKDSIEYVEMNLNKGSFFWSLGLRAFYLSFPLFLWVFGPIPMFVCCCVMSLLLYFLDTTTKFTRNLYTHSVREDTNGEDVESAVFRT